The Vigna radiata var. radiata cultivar VC1973A chromosome 6, Vradiata_ver6, whole genome shotgun sequence DNA segment ACTCACTTCATTTCCTGAAAATAGCCTCACTTCATGGGATAATGTGGTGGCAAAGTTTTGCAACAAATACTTTCCTCAATCCAAAGTAACCAAAGGGAAGCAAGAGATCTCATTTTTCCAGCAGGGTTTTAGTGAGACACTGAGTCAagcttgggaaagattcaaagggcTACTAAGGAAAACACTCACTCATGGGTTTGACGAGCCCACAGTCTTGAACGTGTTCTTGGGAGGACTGGGTTCCCAAACtaagttgatgttggatgcctcaactggaggaaacatctgttggaagacCCCAGAGGAAGCCCGAGAGCTCATTGAAAACATGGCTGCTAATGACAATGAATCACAGAATGAGAGGGGGCAACAAAGAGGTGTCTTACAACTCCAGTCTCATGATGCCATCTTGGCCCAAAATAAACTCATGACCCAACAGCTTGAAATTCTCATGAATAAAGTCTCACAGTTGAAAGAGCACCAAAATGTGTCACACGCCCAACATCAAGGATGTGCACTGTGTGGTGAAGAGCATATAAGTGGCCAGTGTGTGAAGCAAGGCATTACCCAAGAAGGTGTAAACTACATGGGTAATCAAAACCGGCCAAAcaattacaaccaaggttggaGACCCCATCCTAGCATGGGCCAAGGGCAAGCTGGGCCATCAAACAGACCACCACATCAACAATACCAACCTCACTCTGCTTGTGCTGAACGATCCTCTATGTTGGAAGACATTCTCCAACAGTTTATGCAAGTCTTCATTTCTAATCACAAAAGCACTAGAGCTTCCATCAGAAACTTGGAGATTCAAATGGGCCAACTTGCCAAGAAGTTGGAAGAGAAATCTGATAAGGATTTTGGAGCCAATACAGAAGCTAACCCAAAGGAAGAGTGTACAATTATCACCACTAGAAGTGGTAAGGTGTTAGTTGAAAAAGTGAGGGaggacaaagaaaagaaaaatgaggaagTGGAGAGACAGAGTGGAGAGAAAGGATAAGATGAAAGTGGAGAGAAAAACAAtgaggaagagaaagaggagagaaagaggagagaaaagGGGAGGACGAAAGTGAGAAAAATGAGGGTgttagagaagagaaaaagagagaggaagTTGAGGGAAATAATAAGGAACTTGAGAAACCACTCCTATACCCAAAAGTCTTCTCaagaaatgagaaagagaagcaATTCGGGCACTTCATGGatgtcttcaagaaattggagattactaTGCCCTTGACCGAAGCATTGCAACAAATTCCCTCTTATGCTAAACACATGAAACAATTCCTTAGTAAAAAGAAGAAGTATTTAGAGGAAGGAACAATTGAAGTTCAAGGGAATTGTAGTGCTATTATGCAGAAGACTCTACGCCCAAAATTCAAAGATCCCGGGAGTTTCACCATCCCCTGCACTATTGGGAATTATGAGATAGGGAAAACACTTGTTGACTTAGGGGCTAGCATCCATCTGATGCCCTTATCTATGCTTCAGAAGATTGGTAGCCTGGAAGTTAAGTCTACAAGGATGATTTTGCAAATGACAGATAGATCCATTAGGCATCCCTATGGTGTGATAGAAGATGTGGTGGTTGAAATTGATAAACTCCATTTCCCGGTGGACTTTGTAGTTATGGAAAT contains these protein-coding regions:
- the LOC106763389 gene encoding uncharacterized protein LOC106763389, with translation MTENRNGDGDGQDRRTLEDFNTFSGSFHFNSIIRPQINAPNMEVKPALIHLVHSKQFHGLTHEDPFSLTSWDNVVAKFCNKYFPQSKVTKGKQEISFFQQGFSETLSQAWERFKGLLRKTLTHGFDEPTVLNVFLGGLGSQTKLMLDASTGGNICWKTPEEARELIENMAANDNESQNERGQQRGVLQLQSHDAILAQNKLMTQQLEILMNKVSQLKEHQNVSHAQHQGCALCGEEHISGQCVKQGITQEGVNYMGNQNRPNNYNQGWRPHPSMGQGQAGPSNRPPHQQYQPHSACAERSSMLEDILQQFMQVFISNHKSTRASIRNLEIQMGQLAKKLEEKSDKDFGANTEANPKEECTIITTRSGKVLVEKVREDKEKKNEEVERQSGEKG